In Drosophila simulans strain w501 chromosome 3R, Prin_Dsim_3.1, whole genome shotgun sequence, a single window of DNA contains:
- the LOC6728657 gene encoding mucin-5AC isoform X7, which yields MVISKTDGTAANGAAGGAEAAAPTGLDATGNSLAHPSGIPQDQIDNIMSGIANTGNVKMNNHRKKLRQRFDIIKKLGQGTYGKVQLGINKETGQEVAIKTIKKCKIEAEADLVRIRREVQIMSSVHHPNIIHIYEVFENREKMVLVMEFAAGGELYDYLSERKVLTEEEARRIFRQVATAVYYCHKHKICHRDLKLENILLDEKGNAKIADFGLSNVFDDQRLLGTFCGSPLYASPEIVEGTPYQGPEVDCWSLGVLLYTLVYGSMPFDGSNFKRLVKQISQGDYYEPRKPSRASTLIRDMLTVCPRKRASIEQICSHWWVNENDNVSCLDLAEDLANQTPVRLDVLLSLTPATITADQLVVPSAEGAAAAKAAANERVPRSHSVGSIRDMGPPNTEAERRILDMVAAGGEAALMPSPTRTITPAQSPVQTKRKLQPTVSTENAAGTTAKKKEKPANSSFVISKDGAPLTEAPPTIIEPQATLMEAETIANIPEEVPVPSYSQKDMQAVGDLCDLLMGEGSNSTATTAAPAPPAPTPVARQPTRGKLDAVVETPEEKDATKVIKKFVNKHKTADLVNAINESASKAAAPVSAVAPAPFVRKCSLQDESTLNKFNAERRKSRILETAEKFQPPPPVAASAPEKPKKLSIPGVSVGSFKKEFEKKATNPPAAEGPTPGELRAQEQVAAAAAAAQEAEALSTPPPSPVVAQSLEGSDSKNSVASISLDEARRSMENSIALLLQAQNESSKEVDQLCAQTETIGVSEPATQQERERKLKNARAIIGNAIQPVIRRPTPFYGIGNGFGNGMGGAGGASGASGVGGAPLNNTPKRAQSGSSFMGYSGATSPGNVATSPPISGPQTAPPVLISPNALAVAKQTIQQRIFGGGLPSPNNQPANRRPATWQPQVSYSTASIFQPPQSQSSPFKMLQQQYQQRCHEDQKPSCPFTPPPSPQYAASQAYAAQANSNNYGGNSNSGASGGSSSSNSRCNSSNIGNCNTMPNVNYNVNSRTRPFNHNQAQDTLNTNANTSASATCALPVAMWLKSSPGAEGPPTPPGAVKTSTASITLKSATLPRRKINAKAEVQLDIKPRIPEQGAPPQPAMRFSTEMQHPVADLRSAPPREGPIPYSPIKTTLQARATSLEPKEHVITIQRPPTQHAYGRTSSNTTTRSGSLSRQSTVESESEGTTTATNMSQATITSTSQPIKKSPREFIIPIAVEGGGFITPRERSVEPSESSHTTSSRSTFTRLRPSRRIGSLLSEAGFDEGSPFQKMRTTSITRDGVSGGAEEEARFTPHRLRSSRPVKKISQDNDSQSSNEEDDDDDDGFEILTAENLFSTLLQRVRALTNRLNVNSDLTAGFPSHSSRLLTDISRQAQSHSPFWSQGSPFASRLNSSNSSGLGAPWRHSMSRDLGSDMESMFSRTGATLPRVGLTTLTTTTTPTKHVITINQSPFRTANKSHPGHFATATTTAKTVAVAVAGVPKQLTITTTTTTNSNCSSNNANANGRSRPPTVIPAITATTPQLAKTTSSSTTATITATATEGPRKP from the exons ATGGTGATAAGCAAAACCGATGGAACGGCGGCCAATGGAGCGGCGGGAGGAGCGGAGGCCGCTGCCCCAACTGGCCTCGATGCCACCGGGAACAGTCTGGCGCATCCTTCGGGAATACCGCAGGATCAGATAGACAACATCATGAGCGGCATCGCCAACACGGGCAACGTCAAAATGAACAATCACCGCAAGAAGTTGCGACAAAG ATTTGATATTATTAAGAAACTAGGACAAGGCACATACGGCAAGGTGCAGTTAGGTATTAATAAGGAAACCGGCCAGGAGGTGGCCATCAAAACCATCAAGAAGTGCAAGATCGAGGCCGAGGCGGATTTGGTGCGCATCCGTCGCGAGGTGCAGATTATGAGCTCAGTGCATCATCCCAACATCATTCACATCTACGAAG TATTTGAGAATCGTGAGAAAATGGTGCTAGTCATGGAGTTTGCCGCTGGCGGCGAGCTTTACGACTATCTGTCTGAAAGGAAGGTTCTCACCGAGGAGGAGGCGCGACGCATCTTCCGCCAGGTGGCCACCGCCGTCTACTACTGTCACAAGCACAAGATCTGCCATCGCGATCTCAAGTTGGAGAACATCCTGCTGGACGAGAAGGGCAATGCTAAG ATTGCTGATTTTGGGTTGTCGAATGTGTTTGATGACCAGCGACTGCTGGGCACCTTTTGCGGTTCCCCACTCTATGCCTCGCCGGAAATCGTGGAAGGAACTCCATACCAGGGACCCGAAGTGGACTGCTGGTCACTGGGCGTGCTGCTCTACACGCTGGTCTACGGATCCATGCCCTTCGATGGGTCCAATTTCAAGCGACTGGTGAAGCAGATCAGCCAGGGTGATTACTACGAGCCAAGGAAACCTTCGCGAGCCTCCACTCTCATCCGGGACATGCTGACCGTGTGTCCGAGGAAACGGGCCAGCATCGAGCAGATCTGCTCGCACTGGTGGGTGAACGAGAACGATAATGTGTCCTGTCTGGATCTGGCCGAGGATCTGGCCAATCAGACCCCGGTGCGATTGGATGTCCTGCTTTCCCTTACGCCAGCCACAATCACGGCGGATCAGTTGGTGGTGCCATCGGCGGagggagcagctgctgccaagGCGGCGGCCAATGAACGCGTTCCTCGCTCGCATTCGGTGGGCTCGATCCGGGACATGGGACCGCCGAACACGGAGGCGGAACGCCGCATCCTGGACATGGTGGCCG ctggaggagaagcCGCCTTGATGCCCTCACCCACCAGGACCATAACCCCCGCCCAGAGTCCGGTGCAGACGAAGAGGAAACTGCAGCCCACTGTTTCTACGGAGAATGCAGCCGGAACCACAGCCAAAAAGAAGGAGAAGCCGGCCAATAGCTCGTTTGTGATCAGCAAGGATGGTGCACCACTGACTGAAGCACCACCTACCATCATCGAACCACAAGCCACGCTCATGGAGGCGGAGACGATTGCCAATATACCCGAGGAGGTTCCTGTTCCCAGTTACTCCCAGAAAGACATGCAAGCGGTGGGTGATCTTTGCGATCTGCTGATGGGAGAAGGATCCAATAGCACCGCCACAACTGCAGCACCTGCACCACCGGCACCCACACCTGTTGCTCGCCAACCCACCAGGGGAAAACTGGATGCCGTTGTTGAAACTCCCGAGGAAAAGGATGCCACCAAAGTGATCAAGAAGTTTGTTAACAAGCACAAGACCGCGGATCTGGTGAATGCCATCAATGAAAGTGCCTCCAAAGCCGCAGCGCCGGTGAGCGCAGTGGCCCCTGCACCCTTCGTCCGCAAGTGCAGCCTGCAGGATGAGTCCACACTGAACAAATTCAATGCGGAGCGTCGGAAATCGCGCATCCTAGAAACTGCCGAGAAGTTCCAGCCTCCGCCACCAGTTGCTGCATCAGCTCCCGAGAAACCCAAGAAGCTCAGCATACCGGGTGTCAGTGTGGGCAGTTTTAAGAAGGAGTTCGAGAAGAAGGCCACCAATCCGCCGGCTGCAGAAGGACCTACGCCCGGCGAATTAAGGGCTCAGGAGCAggttgcagcagctgcagcggccgCCCAAGAAGCCGAAGCCTTAAGCACCCCGCCACCATCACCAGTGGTGGCCCAATCGCTGGAGGGCAGCGATTCCAAGAACTCGGTGGCCTCCATTTCGCTGGACGAGGCCCGCCGCTCCATGGAGAACTCCATTGCCTTGCTGCTGCAGGCCCAAAACGAGTCCAGCAAGGAGGTGGACCAGCTGTGTGCCCAAACGGAGACCATTGGTGTCAGTGAACCGGCTACTCAGCAGGAGCGCGAGCGTAAGTTGAAGAACGCCCGCGCCATAATCGGAAATGCCATACAACCAG TGATACGCAGGCCAACACCGTTTTATGGCATCGGCAACGGCTTTGGCAATGGcatgggtggtgctggtggagcAAGTGGTGCcagtggagtgggtggtgcgcCATTGAACAATACACCCAAGCGCGCACAGAGTGGCAGCAGTTTTATGGGCTATTCGGGGGCCACATCTCCGGGCAACGTAGCAACATCACCACCGATTTCTGGACCCCAAACGGCACCGCCAGTGCTAATATCACCGAATGCATTGGCTGTGGCCAAGCAAACGATACAGCAACGGATTTTCGGAGGTGGACTACCCAGTCCCAATAATCAGCCAGCAAATCGAAGGCCAGCCACCTGGCAACCGCAGGTATCCTACAGCACGGCCAGCATTTTCCAGCCGCCACAAAGTCAGAGTAGTCCCTTCAagatgctgcagcagcaatatCAGCAACGTTGCCACGAGGACCAGAAGCCAAGTTGCCCATTCACGCCGCCTCCATCGCCACAATATGCCGCCAGCCAAGCCTACGCCGCCCaagccaacagcaacaactatggaggcaacagcaacagcggtgccagcggcggcagcagcagcagcaacagcagatgcaacagcagcaacatagGCAACTGCAACACGATGCCTAATGTCAATTACAATGTCAATTCGCGCACGAGACCATTTAATCATAATCAAGCTCAAGACACACTCAATACCAATGCCAATACCAGTGCCAGTGCTACATGTGCCTTGCCTGTGGCTATGTGGCTGAAAT CTTCACCGGGTGCCGAAGGACCTCCAACTCCTCCCGGAGCGGTCAAGACATCGACGGCTTCGATTACCCTGAAATCGGCCACCCTGCCGCGTCGCAAGATTAACGCCAAGGCGGAGGTTCAGCTGGACATTAAGCCGCGAATTCCGGAACAAGGAGCCCCACCCCAACCGGCCATGCGTTTCAGCACGGAGATGCAACATCCGGTGGCCGATCTGCGCAGTGCCCCGCCCCGCGAGGGCCCCATCCCCTACAGCCCCATCAAGACAACGCTGCAGGCGAGGGCCACCAGTCTGGAGCCCAAGGAGCACGTCATCACCATCCAGCGACCGCCCACGCAGCATGCCTATGGGCGCACCAGTTCCAACACAACCACGCG TTCCGGCTCGCTGTCACGGCAGTCAACGGTGGAATCCGAGTCTGAGGGGACCACCACGGCCACGAACATGTCGCAGGCCACCATTACGAGCACCTCGCAGCCCATCAAGAAGAGTCCGCGGGAGTTTATCATCCCGATTGCCGTCGAGGGAGGCGGCTTCATTACGCCCCGGGAACGCAGCGTGGAGCCATCGGAATCGAGCCACACCACCAGCAGCCGCTCCACGTTCACCCGCCTGCGTCCATCCCGTCGCATTGG CTCACTGTTAAGCGAGGCAGGCTTCGATGAGGGCTCGCCATTCCAAAAGATGCGCACCACGTCGATAACCCGGGATGGCGTCAGCGGAGGAGCCGAGGAGGAGGCGCGCTTCACCCCGCACCGACTCAG AAGCTCAAGACCTGTCAAGAAAATTAGTCAAGACAACGATTCGCAAAGCTCCAACGAGgaggacgatgacgacgacgatggcTTCGAGATACTCACGGCGGAGAATCTGTTCTCGACTTTGCTGCAGCGG GTGCGGGCCCTGACGAATCGTCTGAATGTCAACAGTGACCTGACGGCCGGATTCCCCAGCCATTCTAGTCGCCTGCTCACGGACATTTCGCGGCAGGCCCAAAGTCACAGTCCATTCTGGAGCCAGGGCAGTCCCTTTGCCAG CCGCctgaacagcagcaacagcagcggacTGGGTGCTCCGTGGCGGCACAGCATGTCCCGGGACCTGGGCAGCGACATGGAATCGATGTTCTCGCGCACGGGGGCCACGCTGCCAAGAG TTGGTTTAACTACTTTAACTACTACTACCACGCCCACAAAGCATGTTATAACCATTAACCAGAGTCCGTTCAGAACCGCCAACAAATCGCATCCGGGCCATTTCGCCACGGCCACGACCACGGCCAAAACGGTGGCCGTAGCCGTTGCCGGCGTTCCGAAGCAGCTAACAATAaccaccacgaccaccaccaacagcaattgcagcagtAACAACGCAAACGCCAACGGCAGGAGCAGACCGCCAACAGTCATCCCGGCCATAACCGCAACCACACCCCAGCTGGCCAAAACCACTAGCAGtagcaccaccgccaccatcACCGCCACCGCAACCGAAGGCCCAAGGAAGCCATAA
- the LOC6728657 gene encoding serine/threonine-protein kinase par-1 isoform X10, protein MVISKTDGTAANGAAGGAEAAAPTGLDATGNSLAHPSGIPQDQIDNIMSGIANTGNVKMNNHRKKLRQRFDIIKKLGQGTYGKVQLGINKETGQEVAIKTIKKCKIEAEADLVRIRREVQIMSSVHHPNIIHIYEVFENREKMVLVMEFAAGGELYDYLSERKVLTEEEARRIFRQVATAVYYCHKHKICHRDLKLENILLDEKGNAKIADFGLSNVFDDQRLLGTFCGSPLYASPEIVEGTPYQGPEVDCWSLGVLLYTLVYGSMPFDGSNFKRLVKQISQGDYYEPRKPSRASTLIRDMLTVCPRKRASIEQICSHWWVNENDNVSCLDLAEDLANQTPVRLDVLLSLTPATITADQLVVPSAEGAAAAKAAANERVPRSHSVGSIRDMGPPNTEAERRILDMVAAGGEAALMPSPTRTITPAQSPVQTKRKLQPTVSTENAAGTTAKKKEKPANSSFVISKDGAPLTEAPPTIIEPQATLMEAETIANIPEEVPVPSYSQKDMQAVGDLCDLLMGEGSNSTATTAAPAPPAPTPVARQPTRGKLDAVVETPEEKDATKVIKKFVNKHKTADLVNAINESASKAAAPVSAVAPAPFVRKCSLQDESTLNKFNAERRKSRILETAEKFQPPPPVAASAPEKPKKLSIPGVSVGSFKKEFEKKATNPPAAEGPTPGELRAQEQVAAAAAAAQEAEALSTPPPSPVVAQSLEGSDSKNSVASISLDEARRSMENSIALLLQAQNESSKEVDQLCAQTETIGVSEPATQQERERKLKNARAIIGNAIQPASPGAEGPPTPPGAVKTSTASITLKSATLPRRKINAKAEVQLDIKPRIPEQGAPPQPAMRFSTEMQHPVADLRSAPPREGPIPYSPIKTTLQARATSLEPKEHVITIQRPPTQHAYGRTSSNTTTRSGSLSRQSTVESESEGTTTATNMSQATITSTSQPIKKSPREFIIPIAVEGGGFITPRERSVEPSESSHTTSSRSTFTRLRPSRRIGSLLSEAGFDEGSPFQKMRTTSITRDGVSGGAEEEARFTPHRLRSSRPVKKISQDNDSQSSNEEDDDDDDGFEILTAENLFSTLLQRVRALTNRLNVNSDLTAGFPSHSSRLLTDISRQAQSHSPFWSQGSPFASRLNSSNSSGLGAPWRHSMSRDLGSDMESMFSRTGATLPRVGLTTLTTTTTPTKHVITINQSPFRTANKSHPGHFATATTTAKTVAVAVAGVPKQLTITTTTTTNSNCSSNNANANGRSRPPTVIPAITATTPQLAKTTSSSTTATITATATEGPRKP, encoded by the exons ATGGTGATAAGCAAAACCGATGGAACGGCGGCCAATGGAGCGGCGGGAGGAGCGGAGGCCGCTGCCCCAACTGGCCTCGATGCCACCGGGAACAGTCTGGCGCATCCTTCGGGAATACCGCAGGATCAGATAGACAACATCATGAGCGGCATCGCCAACACGGGCAACGTCAAAATGAACAATCACCGCAAGAAGTTGCGACAAAG ATTTGATATTATTAAGAAACTAGGACAAGGCACATACGGCAAGGTGCAGTTAGGTATTAATAAGGAAACCGGCCAGGAGGTGGCCATCAAAACCATCAAGAAGTGCAAGATCGAGGCCGAGGCGGATTTGGTGCGCATCCGTCGCGAGGTGCAGATTATGAGCTCAGTGCATCATCCCAACATCATTCACATCTACGAAG TATTTGAGAATCGTGAGAAAATGGTGCTAGTCATGGAGTTTGCCGCTGGCGGCGAGCTTTACGACTATCTGTCTGAAAGGAAGGTTCTCACCGAGGAGGAGGCGCGACGCATCTTCCGCCAGGTGGCCACCGCCGTCTACTACTGTCACAAGCACAAGATCTGCCATCGCGATCTCAAGTTGGAGAACATCCTGCTGGACGAGAAGGGCAATGCTAAG ATTGCTGATTTTGGGTTGTCGAATGTGTTTGATGACCAGCGACTGCTGGGCACCTTTTGCGGTTCCCCACTCTATGCCTCGCCGGAAATCGTGGAAGGAACTCCATACCAGGGACCCGAAGTGGACTGCTGGTCACTGGGCGTGCTGCTCTACACGCTGGTCTACGGATCCATGCCCTTCGATGGGTCCAATTTCAAGCGACTGGTGAAGCAGATCAGCCAGGGTGATTACTACGAGCCAAGGAAACCTTCGCGAGCCTCCACTCTCATCCGGGACATGCTGACCGTGTGTCCGAGGAAACGGGCCAGCATCGAGCAGATCTGCTCGCACTGGTGGGTGAACGAGAACGATAATGTGTCCTGTCTGGATCTGGCCGAGGATCTGGCCAATCAGACCCCGGTGCGATTGGATGTCCTGCTTTCCCTTACGCCAGCCACAATCACGGCGGATCAGTTGGTGGTGCCATCGGCGGagggagcagctgctgccaagGCGGCGGCCAATGAACGCGTTCCTCGCTCGCATTCGGTGGGCTCGATCCGGGACATGGGACCGCCGAACACGGAGGCGGAACGCCGCATCCTGGACATGGTGGCCG ctggaggagaagcCGCCTTGATGCCCTCACCCACCAGGACCATAACCCCCGCCCAGAGTCCGGTGCAGACGAAGAGGAAACTGCAGCCCACTGTTTCTACGGAGAATGCAGCCGGAACCACAGCCAAAAAGAAGGAGAAGCCGGCCAATAGCTCGTTTGTGATCAGCAAGGATGGTGCACCACTGACTGAAGCACCACCTACCATCATCGAACCACAAGCCACGCTCATGGAGGCGGAGACGATTGCCAATATACCCGAGGAGGTTCCTGTTCCCAGTTACTCCCAGAAAGACATGCAAGCGGTGGGTGATCTTTGCGATCTGCTGATGGGAGAAGGATCCAATAGCACCGCCACAACTGCAGCACCTGCACCACCGGCACCCACACCTGTTGCTCGCCAACCCACCAGGGGAAAACTGGATGCCGTTGTTGAAACTCCCGAGGAAAAGGATGCCACCAAAGTGATCAAGAAGTTTGTTAACAAGCACAAGACCGCGGATCTGGTGAATGCCATCAATGAAAGTGCCTCCAAAGCCGCAGCGCCGGTGAGCGCAGTGGCCCCTGCACCCTTCGTCCGCAAGTGCAGCCTGCAGGATGAGTCCACACTGAACAAATTCAATGCGGAGCGTCGGAAATCGCGCATCCTAGAAACTGCCGAGAAGTTCCAGCCTCCGCCACCAGTTGCTGCATCAGCTCCCGAGAAACCCAAGAAGCTCAGCATACCGGGTGTCAGTGTGGGCAGTTTTAAGAAGGAGTTCGAGAAGAAGGCCACCAATCCGCCGGCTGCAGAAGGACCTACGCCCGGCGAATTAAGGGCTCAGGAGCAggttgcagcagctgcagcggccgCCCAAGAAGCCGAAGCCTTAAGCACCCCGCCACCATCACCAGTGGTGGCCCAATCGCTGGAGGGCAGCGATTCCAAGAACTCGGTGGCCTCCATTTCGCTGGACGAGGCCCGCCGCTCCATGGAGAACTCCATTGCCTTGCTGCTGCAGGCCCAAAACGAGTCCAGCAAGGAGGTGGACCAGCTGTGTGCCCAAACGGAGACCATTGGTGTCAGTGAACCGGCTACTCAGCAGGAGCGCGAGCGTAAGTTGAAGAACGCCCGCGCCATAATCGGAAATGCCATACAACCAG CTTCACCGGGTGCCGAAGGACCTCCAACTCCTCCCGGAGCGGTCAAGACATCGACGGCTTCGATTACCCTGAAATCGGCCACCCTGCCGCGTCGCAAGATTAACGCCAAGGCGGAGGTTCAGCTGGACATTAAGCCGCGAATTCCGGAACAAGGAGCCCCACCCCAACCGGCCATGCGTTTCAGCACGGAGATGCAACATCCGGTGGCCGATCTGCGCAGTGCCCCGCCCCGCGAGGGCCCCATCCCCTACAGCCCCATCAAGACAACGCTGCAGGCGAGGGCCACCAGTCTGGAGCCCAAGGAGCACGTCATCACCATCCAGCGACCGCCCACGCAGCATGCCTATGGGCGCACCAGTTCCAACACAACCACGCG TTCCGGCTCGCTGTCACGGCAGTCAACGGTGGAATCCGAGTCTGAGGGGACCACCACGGCCACGAACATGTCGCAGGCCACCATTACGAGCACCTCGCAGCCCATCAAGAAGAGTCCGCGGGAGTTTATCATCCCGATTGCCGTCGAGGGAGGCGGCTTCATTACGCCCCGGGAACGCAGCGTGGAGCCATCGGAATCGAGCCACACCACCAGCAGCCGCTCCACGTTCACCCGCCTGCGTCCATCCCGTCGCATTGG CTCACTGTTAAGCGAGGCAGGCTTCGATGAGGGCTCGCCATTCCAAAAGATGCGCACCACGTCGATAACCCGGGATGGCGTCAGCGGAGGAGCCGAGGAGGAGGCGCGCTTCACCCCGCACCGACTCAG AAGCTCAAGACCTGTCAAGAAAATTAGTCAAGACAACGATTCGCAAAGCTCCAACGAGgaggacgatgacgacgacgatggcTTCGAGATACTCACGGCGGAGAATCTGTTCTCGACTTTGCTGCAGCGG GTGCGGGCCCTGACGAATCGTCTGAATGTCAACAGTGACCTGACGGCCGGATTCCCCAGCCATTCTAGTCGCCTGCTCACGGACATTTCGCGGCAGGCCCAAAGTCACAGTCCATTCTGGAGCCAGGGCAGTCCCTTTGCCAG CCGCctgaacagcagcaacagcagcggacTGGGTGCTCCGTGGCGGCACAGCATGTCCCGGGACCTGGGCAGCGACATGGAATCGATGTTCTCGCGCACGGGGGCCACGCTGCCAAGAG TTGGTTTAACTACTTTAACTACTACTACCACGCCCACAAAGCATGTTATAACCATTAACCAGAGTCCGTTCAGAACCGCCAACAAATCGCATCCGGGCCATTTCGCCACGGCCACGACCACGGCCAAAACGGTGGCCGTAGCCGTTGCCGGCGTTCCGAAGCAGCTAACAATAaccaccacgaccaccaccaacagcaattgcagcagtAACAACGCAAACGCCAACGGCAGGAGCAGACCGCCAACAGTCATCCCGGCCATAACCGCAACCACACCCCAGCTGGCCAAAACCACTAGCAGtagcaccaccgccaccatcACCGCCACCGCAACCGAAGGCCCAAGGAAGCCATAA